A window of Flammeovirga kamogawensis genomic DNA:
TTTAAAAGTACCAATCATGGCTGTACGTTCCATTATCAGGATTAACATAATAGAAACAACATTAAAAATAGCAACACTAACAATCACGATTAAGAAAATCCAAACGTTATTGTATAACATCTGAAACCAATCAAAAAAGTGAGCATATTTATCCTTTACACTACGCATAAAAAGATGAACATCAACATAATCTTCATCTATCTTTTCTACAGTGTTATCAATATTATCAAAATCATTCGCCATAATTTCTATACCACCAACAAGAGAATCCCCCCAATTGTTTAATCTCCTAACTAGATTGATATCGCCATAAGCAACAAGCTCATCAAAATCTTCTAGACCTGTATTATAAATACCAGACACTTTCATTTTCCTTGCTTTAGGTGGCTGCTGAATAAAATAAATAATGATTTCATCTCCTACCTTTAAATGCATTTTTGTAGCCATCGTTTTACTTATAACCAACTCTTTTGCTCCATTTTTAGCAACTTCTAAGCTAGGAAACTTCCCTTCAACCATCTGAGATTCCCACCGATCTACTTTATAATCTTTTGATAACCCTTTAATAAGAATGCCAGAAACTTCTTCGTTAGACTTTAACAAACCCCATTTATGTGCGTAAGTATATACGTTCTTCATATCAGGAAGACTGTCTCTTTTTTGGTAAAGTACAGAGTTATTTATGTTAACAGGAGGCTCTTCTTTACTTCGGTTCATTGTAAACTTTTCTACGTTTAAATGACCTACATGAAGAAATAATTTTTCTTCTATACCTTCTTTAAATCCATAAAAAATAGAGAACGCTAAAATTAAAGCTCCTACACCCAAGGCTACACTACCTATGGCAATTTTGGAGATCAATTTTGTAAACGAGTTATTTCTATGCTGACTTAATCTCTTGGATATAAATAAAGGTAAATTTGATGATTCTTTCACTTACTTTATATTCTAAACGGCTCAAATTACAGAATGAATTCACCGATGTATTCTTAATTAAAAACTTAGTCTTCTTCTGTAAAAATATCTGATAATTCTTTATCAATACCTTGCAGCTTATTTCTACACCAATTGACAAGAAACTTTGCTCTTTGGGCTAATTTTGAAAGATCATCAATAGCTACCTCTTCATTGTCGAGTTGCTCTTGAATATTTTGCAATTCTTCTAAAGCTGATTCGTATGTTAACTGCTCTTCTTTCTTCGGCATTATTTCTCTAAATTTTCTTTGGTCCGCAATTTAAAACCCTATTCATACTTTTCAGTCTTTTTTAGCAACTTTCTTAACAATACTCTCAATAATTACCTTTTGATTGATCGTTTTAATAACATCTCCTTCTTCTATATTCTGATTTGTAATTAATTTACCATTCAATGTAGTCATAGAATACCCCTTTTCAAGAATCTTTTCTGGGTCTTTAGCTTCTACTTTTAAGGCCGTAATTGCTAGTTGATGTTGTCCCCTTTGAAGGTGATTTGTAAAACTTGATTGTAAGGTTGCCAATCTTTGTTGAAGCATAAAATCTTGTTTCATCAACTGATTAGGTAAACTTTTATAAGTTGCTTCTACCAATTCAAGTTGATGCGTTTCCTTTTTTACAAAATCTCTGAAGCTATTTTTAAAATGATACGCTTTATTATCTAGTTGATGAGTATACTGACGAATAATAGTTAAAAAACTGGGTAATGTTTTGGTAGTATAATAGCGTAAATCTCTCTTCTGTTCTTCTACCAAATAAGTGATTTCTTCCGCTATTGTATCAAAAGAAGTAGATATATTCTGATCATAGGTAAACAAGGCTTCAACTAAAAAAGCTCCAACTGCTGTGGGTGTTTTAAAAGATTGATGCGCCACCATATCTGCAATAGTCTGGTCTCTCTCATGTCCAATTCCCGTAAGTACTGGTAAACTTAACACGGCAATTGCCTTTCCAATTTCATAATTATCAAAAGCACCTAAATCGGTCTTCGCACCACCCCCTCTAATAATTACTACGGTATCAAATTGTTCATCAGCTAATTCAATCAACTTTAATTGCTTCACCAAAGAATGTACTGCACTATCTCCTTGGACAGAAGAATTAAACAACTTAAAATCAAAATGATAATTGAATTTGTTATTTTGTAATTGATGGATAAAGTCTTCATAACCAGCAGCTGTCTTAGAAGATACAATCGCTAACCGTTGAGGCACGTAAGGCAACGAAAGGTCTTTTTGCCAATCCATTGCCCCTTCCTTCTCCAATTTATCAATGGCTTCTTTCCGAATTCGCTCTAGCTCTCCAATACTGTACGAAGCATCTATATCAACTATACGAATAGACATTCCGTACACCAAATGAAATTCAACTTCAGCTTCTATTAGTACGTTAGACCCCTCTTTTACCACTTCATTAAAAACACCCTTTAGGCGGTGTTTAAAAACATCAAGCTCACTAGCCCAAATATTTGCTCTTGATTTGGCAATAATCAGATTATTTTTCTTCTCAATTAAATCAAGATATGCATGCCCCCCACTATACGTCAGTTGTGCAACCTCTGCTTTAATCCAATACGGGCCAGCTACTTTAGAAAAATGGTTTTGAATACTTTTATTTAGCTGACCTAACGAAAAAATAGTTCTACCATTCTTCATCGTCGTCCTCCATTTGGAAATTCATATAAGCAGCCTTCAACTCTTTTAAAGCATGAGTATCCTTAACACGAGTACAAACCTCAATTCCCCTTTTATAGGTTGTTTCTGCCAAATCAGCTTGCCCATTTTCAGCATACGCAAATGCCGCATGGTAATACGTCCCCGTATATTCCTCATGATCTTTAAGCAAAATTTCATAGTATTTCAAAGCCTCCTCCCAATTTTCATCAGAAGCATACTCCGTTGCCAAACCATATATCACAAACGCATCCTTAGGATCCTCCTTATAAAAGTCAAAAAGCTGATTTAATCTATCCTGATTCAAAATATATTCTTCTTAAGTATGTAAAATTTCAGATTATGAAGGTACAAGTTTAGAATTAGTTTCGAAAACTTATTCATTAATTACCAAAATCACCCACGGTTGAAACCATGGGCTGATGATACAGCATCGATTTCCAAAATTGTATATGATTAAACACCTACTACATCATTCCAATTGAAAAACAAAGCAACTCGAACCTCAAAACGTCATTGAAGAAAAAAGCGTTAAAAATTTATGAAGTGAAATCGATTAGAGTAATTCACTGTTTGAGGCTTTAACCGAGTTTGAATTGCTCCTATGAAACGAAATAAATTTAGCTTTTTGCTTCTCAGGCTAGATTTTTTGCTTCGTTTTTTCATCAATGGAAAAAATGAAGAAGTACATAAGTATAAAAAAACTAAAGATAAATCTGTATGGAAATATTACCTTAAAAGAAGTAAAATATTCAAACACCGCATCTACTTCTACAAGCTCCGCGTCCTTCTAGAAAAAACCTATCACTTTAAAAACGATTACCTCCTCTTTGAGCTTCTAATTCAACATATCAGAAATCAGAAAAAACAAAACATTACCGTTATTATAAATAACGCTCCTTCTCAAGACAAGTATATTAAGCATACATCATTTACAGTTACTGAGAGTACAAAAATCCCTCAGGCCAGTTGATCATGACCTAAACCTAAATTCATTAATATTAGCCCTTATTAAAGGTACTTTTCCTCTGCAAGATCACACTATTTATACTTCATAAAACCTCCTTCGAGGTTATTTTTTTGTTCAATTTTTATCAAACCAGCATTTTCGCATTTGCTCACGCTTTTTTAGAAATATCTTTGTATACTTATATTGAAATGCTACATAAAGGTCTATAGTTGAACTAACCCTAAAAGTAAAAGGGCAATTATCTAAATAGTTATTTATTGCTGATGAGGAAATATTAATTATTAGTTCGTGGTGAAATGAAGAAAAAAATAGATTGGTTGAGTATATTTGAAGCTAGATTTATAATCAGATTTTTTAGAACAAACTTTTACTTTATTGGGCACTCCTAAAATTTCAATTGTCGTACCCTGCTATTGTTGCGAAAAAAGTATTTCAAAACTATACTTTAGACTTACCAAAACACTGTCTAAACTTGTAAGTGATAGTTATGAAATTATTTTTGTAAATGATCAAAGTCCAATGAACGATTGGGAAGAGATTGAAAAAATTGCTCAAAATGATGTTAAGGTTATTGGATTAAATTTCTCCAAAAATTTTGGACAACATTTTGCTATTAGTGCAGGAGTAGATTACTGTACAGGTGATTTTTTAGTTGTGATGGATGGGGATTTACAAGACCAACCTGAGGAAATAGAGAAATTATACCACAAAATTCAAGAAGGATACAATATTGTTTATGCTAGAAGAGCAGAAAGAAAAGATTCATTTTTGAAAAAATTATCTTCTAAACTTTTTTATAAAACGTTTGATTATTTTACAGATAGAAAATCCGATAATACAATAGCAAACTTTTCTATTGTAAATAAGGTAGTCATCGATGCTTTTAAAAATTTTAAAGAACAAAATAGAATGTATCCCCTATTTCTAAATTGGATGGGTTTTAACTTTACTTACATAGATGTTGCTCATGCAAATCGAGAAGATGGGAATTCATCTTACAACCTTATTAAATTACTTAAACTAGCAGGTAATAATATTTTATCTAATTCCAACAAACCTTTAAGATTAGGCATTAATATTGGCTTTATTATAACATTATGCTCCTTTCTATTTGGTCTTTATTTAATGATTGGACATTTTTTCAATTTCTTTAAAGTAGAAGGTTGGACTAGTACAATGGTTTCCATATGGTTCATTGGAGGAGTATTATCTTTTAATATTGGTTTGCTCGGTATATATATTGGTAAAATATTTGACGAGACAAAAGGAAAACCCATCTATATTATAAAAGAACAGATTAATGGAAAAGCTAAACTGGGATAGTAATTTTTTCAACTTAGAAGTTTTCAAAGCTAACTATTATTCTGGTATTGAAAATGATTTGAATGGTAATTTCGATTTACTTTACCTTTATTCAGATAAGCTAATTGATAAAAGTGGATTTAAACAAACTATTCAGTTGGTAGATAAGAAAGTTACTTTTAAGAAAGATATTGTTAAGAATAAAATCATAAATTCTGAAACTATTTATTCTGTTAATTCAGTAAATGAGAAGTTATTTAGTTTAGCAATTCAGAGTAGTGAATTTTCGAGATTCAGAATAGATAATAAAATTGATAACAAGAAAGTCGATGAACTATATCAATTATGGATAGAAAATTCTATTAATAGAAAAATTGCTTTTGATGTACTCAGTTTTGGTTCTGAAAATTATGGAGTTATTACGTTAAGTAAAAAAAATGATATTGCTGGTATAGGTCTTTTAGCAGTTGATACAGCTATTAGAGGAAAAGGTATAGGCAAATTACTAATTAAACAAACAGAAAATATTTGTGTAGAAAAAGGATACAAAGAACTACAAGTTGTAACACAATTAGATAATAATTTAGCTTGTAAATTTTATGAATCTCAGAATTTTTTAATTGACAAAATAGAATACATTTACCATTTATGGAACAAATAATTCCTTTCAACAAACCCTACCTGACAGGCAAAGAAGCCCACTATCTTTACCAAGCCGTCTACTCAGGTCATATTAGTGGTAATGGAAATTACACAAAAAAATGTCAATCCTTTTTTGAGGAAAAATGGAGCTTTAGGAAAACACTTCTTACTACTTCATGTACTGATGCATTAGAAATGTGTGCTTTATTATTAGACATTGATCAGAATGATGAGGTTATTGTCCCAAGCTATACTTTTGTAAGTTCTGCCCTTGCTTTTGAAAGACAAGGTGCTCAAATAGTTTTTGCAGATTCTAGAAATGATCATCCCGGTATTGATGAAGACAAAGTAGAGGCATTGATAACGCCAAAGACAAAAGCAATTGTTGTCGTGCATTATGCTGGAGTGGCAGTGGACATGGATATTATTATGGAGATTGCAAAGAAACATAATATATATGTTATCGAAGATGCTGCTCAAGCTATCGATAGTTTTTATAAAGGAAAACCTTTGGGGAGTATTGGTCATTTTGGTACTTTTTCATTTCATGAAACCAAAAATATTCAATGTGGTGAAGGTGGACTTTTAGCCATGAATGATGAATCATTTATCAATAGAGCTGAAATTATATGGGAAAAAGGAACCAATAGAGCTGAGTTTTTTAGAGGAGAAGCCAATAAATACGGGTGGAAAGATACGGGTAGTAGTTTCCTACCTAGTGAATTAAATGCTTCTTTTTTATATGCTCAACTAGAAAACTTAGAAGATATTCAAAATAGACGAAAGGAGATTTGGCAAACCTACTACAACAACTTAAAACCTCTTGAAGAGAAAGGATTTCTTAAACTACCTACTGTTCCTAAATATGCTACTAATAATGGACATATGTTTTATATAATTTTGAAAGATGTGACACAACGTTCTTCTTTTATTGAGTATATGGCTGATAAAAATGTGAAATGTGTTTTTCATTATTTAAGTTTGCATCAAAGCGATTACTATTTAGAAAATAATACAATACAACATCTTAAAATGAGTGATTATTATTCGGACTGCTTGGTGAGATTACCTTTATATTATGAATTATCACAAGATCAAATTTTCTCTATCTGTAAGATTATCATAATTTTTTTGAATAATGAAAAATAAAAAATATTTTTTTCTATATTTTATTTTTATTGTAATTAAAATTACAATCACTCTTTACTTATTTAACCTCTCACAATGTAATTATAAATCTTCTGACCTACTGTCTGGTATATTGTATTCAGAAGGAGGAGATACTTTCAGTTACTTAGATCCATTTGAAAATTTGATAAGTGAAAATTCGTATCATTTCTATAATGGAAAAAATAATGTCTATGCAGGTAGAATGCCACAATATGGTTTCATATATTATATATTTAGACATTTTTTTAATAAAGAAACAAGTTCCAACTTACAAGTTTTATTACAGTTTATTCTTGAAGTCATTTCAAGTGTCATATTACTTCACTTAGTTAGAAAGTATTTCAAAAATAACATTACCTTCTTACTTAGTTATGTTATTCTATTAACCTCGACTTATTGGTCATCTTATACTTTAACTCTTTCCCCTGAAAGTATAGGTATTTCAATAATGATCTTCGCATTATACTTATAT
This region includes:
- a CDS encoding ABC transporter permease — protein: MKESSNLPLFISKRLSQHRNNSFTKLISKIAIGSVALGVGALILAFSIFYGFKEGIEEKLFLHVGHLNVEKFTMNRSKEEPPVNINNSVLYQKRDSLPDMKNVYTYAHKWGLLKSNEEVSGILIKGLSKDYKVDRWESQMVEGKFPSLEVAKNGAKELVISKTMATKMHLKVGDEIIIYFIQQPPKARKMKVSGIYNTGLEDFDELVAYGDINLVRRLNNWGDSLVGGIEIMANDFDNIDNTVEKIDEDYVDVHLFMRSVKDKYAHFFDWFQMLYNNVWIFLIVIVSVAIFNVVSIMLILIMERTAMIGTFKAMGASNDLLQKIFIYDGVRMALKGIIIGNVVGLGFGFLQNHFQIIPLEASTYYLDYVPFSFHWEAIIVINLTVIVLTSLSLLIPTSIVLGISPIKSIKFN
- the xseB gene encoding exodeoxyribonuclease VII small subunit; the encoded protein is MPKKEEQLTYESALEELQNIQEQLDNEEVAIDDLSKLAQRAKFLVNWCRNKLQGIDKELSDIFTEED
- the xseA gene encoding exodeoxyribonuclease VII large subunit, which produces MKNGRTIFSLGQLNKSIQNHFSKVAGPYWIKAEVAQLTYSGGHAYLDLIEKKNNLIIAKSRANIWASELDVFKHRLKGVFNEVVKEGSNVLIEAEVEFHLVYGMSIRIVDIDASYSIGELERIRKEAIDKLEKEGAMDWQKDLSLPYVPQRLAIVSSKTAAGYEDFIHQLQNNKFNYHFDFKLFNSSVQGDSAVHSLVKQLKLIELADEQFDTVVIIRGGGAKTDLGAFDNYEIGKAIAVLSLPVLTGIGHERDQTIADMVAHQSFKTPTAVGAFLVEALFTYDQNISTSFDTIAEEITYLVEEQKRDLRYYTTKTLPSFLTIIRQYTHQLDNKAYHFKNSFRDFVKKETHQLELVEATYKSLPNQLMKQDFMLQQRLATLQSSFTNHLQRGQHQLAITALKVEAKDPEKILEKGYSMTTLNGKLITNQNIEEGDVIKTINQKVIIESIVKKVAKKD
- a CDS encoding tetratricopeptide repeat protein, with amino-acid sequence MNQDRLNQLFDFYKEDPKDAFVIYGLATEYASDENWEEALKYYEILLKDHEEYTGTYYHAAFAYAENGQADLAETTYKRGIEVCTRVKDTHALKELKAAYMNFQMEDDDEEW
- a CDS encoding glycosyltransferase family 2 protein gives rise to the protein MGTPKISIVVPCYCCEKSISKLYFRLTKTLSKLVSDSYEIIFVNDQSPMNDWEEIEKIAQNDVKVIGLNFSKNFGQHFAISAGVDYCTGDFLVVMDGDLQDQPEEIEKLYHKIQEGYNIVYARRAERKDSFLKKLSSKLFYKTFDYFTDRKSDNTIANFSIVNKVVIDAFKNFKEQNRMYPLFLNWMGFNFTYIDVAHANREDGNSSYNLIKLLKLAGNNILSNSNKPLRLGINIGFIITLCSFLFGLYLMIGHFFNFFKVEGWTSTMVSIWFIGGVLSFNIGLLGIYIGKIFDETKGKPIYIIKEQINGKAKLG
- a CDS encoding GNAT family N-acetyltransferase; translated protein: MEKLNWDSNFFNLEVFKANYYSGIENDLNGNFDLLYLYSDKLIDKSGFKQTIQLVDKKVTFKKDIVKNKIINSETIYSVNSVNEKLFSLAIQSSEFSRFRIDNKIDNKKVDELYQLWIENSINRKIAFDVLSFGSENYGVITLSKKNDIAGIGLLAVDTAIRGKGIGKLLIKQTENICVEKGYKELQVVTQLDNNLACKFYESQNFLIDKIEYIYHLWNK
- the rffA gene encoding dTDP-4-amino-4,6-dideoxygalactose transaminase, which translates into the protein MEQIIPFNKPYLTGKEAHYLYQAVYSGHISGNGNYTKKCQSFFEEKWSFRKTLLTTSCTDALEMCALLLDIDQNDEVIVPSYTFVSSALAFERQGAQIVFADSRNDHPGIDEDKVEALITPKTKAIVVVHYAGVAVDMDIIMEIAKKHNIYVIEDAAQAIDSFYKGKPLGSIGHFGTFSFHETKNIQCGEGGLLAMNDESFINRAEIIWEKGTNRAEFFRGEANKYGWKDTGSSFLPSELNASFLYAQLENLEDIQNRRKEIWQTYYNNLKPLEEKGFLKLPTVPKYATNNGHMFYIILKDVTQRSSFIEYMADKNVKCVFHYLSLHQSDYYLENNTIQHLKMSDYYSDCLVRLPLYYELSQDQIFSICKIIIIFLNNEK